In Geotalea uraniireducens, the genomic window CTTCCGTTAACCGACCGGAAGGCCTTTTTCTTTTTCGCGTGAGTCCTCACCACTTGCAGGCGGCTTTCAGCTCAAAAGGGCTACTTAGCTTGCGCGAACCAATCTCAATGGGACACCTGCCTCATCAGCTCGGAGATCCTCGTCACCTCGGGATAAGCCGAAAATCACATGCGTTATAATCTCCGACAACCGCTAATAGAGCCCACAGGGTCAGGTTAGACTTTCGGACATCCCTTCACAGGTTCAAACCAACTCCCGCCACCCAGGAACAACCTTGGCAAACTCCTCCTGAAAGGCCGGCCGGCGGAGGTTGTCACGCTTTACCTTGCCTGCAAACGCCTTCCAGCGATTCTCGTCCTTCAGCACGTCAACCAGCATGTGCCGGACCTTGAGCATGACCTGGGCCCGCTCGGCATAACCTTTTCGGGTGGCATTGCTGTTCAGGTTGCCAAGCCCGGACAGGTAGTAGGTGAAGATCTGCGCCGGGAAGTGGCTCTCCAGCCGCTTGGCTGCCCGCAGTTCATCAGTGGAGTCCCAGGCATAGCGGAGATATTTCTCCTTGAGTAGCACCGTTACCGCCCGCTCGTACTCTTTGCGGTGCATCAGGATCTTCAGGCGTTCCGACGTCCAGGACGAATGCTTCCCCAGCAAGTTCCGCCAGCCGCTTGCCATTTGGACCCGACTTCTTTACTCCACCCCGCCGTCCTCCCTGCACTCCTCCCCATCGGGTCTTGCCCGCTGGTAAAAAACCACCCCGACCCGATCGATATGCTCCCTCAGTTGCACATGGTCGATCTGGCCCCACAGAGTCAGGTCCACTTGGTACGGAATCGGCGATTCCTCAAGCCTGACAGCGATCTGCCCCAGGACGCGCAGGTCGAGTCCATCTCCCACGAGGGCCAGATCGATGTCGGAGCCGTGCCGGTAAGTACCCTTGGCCCGCGAACCATACAGAATCGCTTTTTCAACGGCGGGAAAGTCGGCGAGAATCTGCCGGATAACAACCAACGTCGTGTCAGGGAGACCGAAATCCGGCATATCAGACTTCTTTATCCAACCGCTCCAGCAGTTTCAGGAATGCCGGGTGGTATGCGTCGCGAATGGCGATTACCAGCTGGTTTGCCACCTCGAGATTATAGGTATGGCTGGAAAGATTCCGTTTCTCAATCATGTCCATCCACGTCTCGCCATCGCTGATTAGGCCCCGTTTGAACGCTTCTCGGACGGTGCTTCTGGAGCCCATGAGCCCTTGAATCCCTTCGTATTCCAGATAATCCTTCAATACATTCCAGGCGAGTTCGTGGGTAAACTCGAACCCTTGAATGATCCCTTGCTGTTCCAGATCGGAGAGCGGACGTTGCTCCAGAAGCAGCACGGCCAAGGTAAGCTGATGCAATGCGCGCTTGTAATTGTCGAAGCGCTGTTTCCAGCGAATGTCGTCAGACATAGATTTGCTCTCCCTTCACCACGGCTTTTCCCGCCCCGGCCCCGCCAACTCCGGCGTTTATGAGAAACTGTCGAAACATATCAGTTTTTTTTCGGTTCTTCCAGTTCTTTGGCAGGGCATGTGCCCGGGAGACCAGGATAGCACCGGCACCGACGCGACCATCCTTTTCCTGAGCCCACCTCGCAACGCAGACGTCGTCGCCGCAAACGATGCCCTTGTCGACCGCCAGAGTCCGGTGCTACACTTTACTGAATCAAGCCACACCACCGTCGCCGGCGGGACCATCGGCAGCATCGCCGGCCGTCTCCCAGAAGGAGAGTCCGCATCATGACCCATCGCGCCACCAGCACTGTCATCCGCAGCGCCGCCCTGTTCGCCCTCGCCCTCGTCGCTGCCTGCGCCACCGCGCCGGAGCCGACGATCCCCCAAGCACCATCGCCTTCCTTCGCGGCCGAAGCGTCACCCGAGCCGCCGGCCGCGGCAGCGCCATCACCGGCGGTGCCAAAACCGGTCGAGCCGGCACCGGCACCGACAGCCGCCGTGGTGGTGGTCACTGCCCCCGCCACGCCGGTCACCGCCCGGATCACCAGCCGTCATCGCAATGTCAACGTCCGGCAACACCCCGGCTCGCATGGCCGGCCCGTGGCGGTGCTTCGCGGCG contains:
- a CDS encoding nucleotidyltransferase domain-containing protein; its protein translation is MPDFGLPDTTLVVIRQILADFPAVEKAILYGSRAKGTYRHGSDIDLALVGDGLDLRVLGQIAVRLEESPIPYQVDLTLWGQIDHVQLREHIDRVGVVFYQRARPDGEECREDGGVE
- a CDS encoding nucleotidyltransferase substrate binding protein — protein: MSDDIRWKQRFDNYKRALHQLTLAVLLLEQRPLSDLEQQGIIQGFEFTHELAWNVLKDYLEYEGIQGLMGSRSTVREAFKRGLISDGETWMDMIEKRNLSSHTYNLEVANQLVIAIRDAYHPAFLKLLERLDKEV
- a CDS encoding SH3 domain-containing protein, whose protein sequence is MTHRATSTVIRSAALFALALVAACATAPEPTIPQAPSPSFAAEASPEPPAAAAPSPAVPKPVEPAPAPTAAVVVVTAPATPVTARITSRHRNVNVRQHPGSHGRPVAVLRGGAPVTIVAKERKWVKIRWEHRGKAREGWIYGKYVEEGR